TTTATTCTTCAATTGATTGTATCTTTGCGCCTTTAATTTAAATCACTTAAACAATAATAGTAATGCAATTATCAGAACAAGAAATTGTACGTAGAGAAAAGCTTGCGAAATTACGTGAGCTTGGAATCAATCCTTATCCAGCAAATTTATATCCGTTAGATTCGAACTCGAAACAGATTAAGGAAAAATTTGAAGAGGGAAAAAAGGTGATTATTGCAGGACGTTTAATGTCGAGACGTATACAAGGTAAAGCCTCTTTCGCTGAGCTACAAGACAGCGAAGGAAGAATTCAGGTATACTTTAATCGTGATGAAATTTGTACAGGAGAAGACAAAACTCTTTACAATGAAGTGTATAAGAAATTATTAGACATTGGAGATTTTGTAGGAATTGAAGGTGAACTTTTTAAAACACAAGTAGGAGAATCAACTGTAATGGTTAAGAATTTTACTTTATTAAGTAAATCTTTAAAACCTCTTCCATTACCTAAGGTTGACGCCGAAGGAAATACTTATGATGGATTTACAGATCCTGAAATGCGTTACAGACAACGTTATGCAGATTTAGCGGTAAATCCACATGTAAAAGAAGTTTTCGTTAAGAGAACAAAGTTATTTAACGCAATGCGTCAGTTTTTTAATGATGCAGGATATTTTGAAGTAGAAACTCCAATTTTACAACCTATTCCAGGTGGAGCGGCAGCAAGACCATTTATCACACACCATAACTCTTTAGATATTCCATTATATATGAGAATTGCTAATGAGCTTTATTTGAAAAGATTAATCGTTGGTGGTTTTGATGGTGTTTATGAATTCTCTAAAAACTTCCGTAACGAAGGAATGGACAGAACTCATAATCCGGAATTTACAGCAATGGAAATTTACGTTGCTTATAAAGATTACAACTGGATGATGGAGTTCACAGAAAAGTTATTAGAGCATTGTGCTATTGCTGTAAACGGAACTACAAAAGCTACATTTGGTGAACACGAAGTAGATTTTAAAGCTCCTTACGCTAGAGTTACCATGGCAGATTCTATTAAGCATTTTACTGGTTTCGATATCAACGGTAAATCTGAAGAAGAATTATTCGAAGCTGCCAAAGGTATGGGAATAGAAGTTGATAAAACTATGGGAAAAGGAAAGTTAATTGATGAGATTTTCGGAGAGAAATGTGAAGGAAATTATATTCAACCAACTTTTATTACAGATTACCCAAAGGAAATGTCTCCATTATGTAAAGAACATAGAGACAACCCAGAATTAACAGAGCGTTTTGAATTAATGGTTTGTGGAAAAGAAATTGCAAATGCATATTCTGAATTAAACGACCCTATTGATCAGCGTGAAAGATTTGAAGCTCAGTTAAAATTAGCTGATCGTGGAGATGACGAAGCAATGTTTATCGATCAAGACTTTTTACGTGCGTTAGAATATGGAATGCCTCCTACTTCTGGGTTAGGAATTGGAATGGATCGTTTAATCATGTATTTAACTAACAATCCTTCTATTCAAGAAGTTTTATTCTTCCCACAAATGAAGCCTGAACGTAAAGCTCCTTCTGTGGAATTAAATGATGATGAAAAAGCGGTATTGGCTTTACTAGAGAAAGCAGAAAAATTAGAATTAAGTGAATTAAAATCACAGTCTGGTTTAAGCAATAAGAAATGGGATAAAACAATTAAAGGATTAACTAAAAATAATCTAGCAAAAGTTTCTAAAACTGATGACGGTTTATTTGTTGAGATCGTATAAATCAGCTTTATTTAGCATAAAATAAGAAAACAACCATGCCATTAGGTCTGGTTGTTTTTTTGTGATTAGAATTTAATATTAAGGTTATATTATGTTCAATAATCGGTTCTTTAAGTAATCATTAATTCTAAAAACTTAACATTAGGCAATCAAAAAATAGTTTACATTTGCCGCCCCAACCCCCTAATACAATATAGTTTTGAAAACTAAATTTATAATCCCTATCGCATTAATTGCATTGTCTTTTGGTGCACATGCTCAACAAGCAGAAACCTGTGAAACTCCAACTAACGAACCTGTTCTTGATTTAAACAGCATTACAAAATGTACTGTTGAAAAAGATGATAAAAAGAATACTAAAAAGGTTTCTTTTGAAGTATCTACAAGAAAACGAGTAAAGAGAAAAAGAAATATGGCAACAAATGCCGTTTCGAGTGGATATCAACAAACCGTTTCTGAAGTAAAGAAAAAGACCAACTTTATTACCGACTTATCTTTAAAAGAGGATAGCAAAAATGGAATTATCTCTTTTCATGAAGTAGATCAAATCCCTTTATTTGATAAGTGTGAAGATACTCCGTTTTTAAACCAAGAACAGTGTTTTAGAAAACAAATGTCTCATCACATTCAAGTTCACTTTAATTATCCTAAAAAAGCCTACAAAAAAGGAGTACAAGGTAGAGTTATGGTCAACTTTGTTATTAACAAGGAAGGAAATGCCGTAATTAACAATATTCTTTATCCGTATCAAGGAGAATTATTAAAAGCAGAAGTTGAACGTATTATTAGAAAATTACCAAAGTTTATTCCAGGAAAACATCTTGGAAAACCTATGAACGTTCAATATACACAACAGATTAAATTTAAAATCCCAGGTGTTAAAAGAACTAATATCAGACCGAAGAAAGTTAATGAAATTGATAAGGACAAATACTACACCTTTGAAGAATTAAAAAACGTTCCTCAATTTGAAGAATGTGCTAAGAATGGAGATAGTAGCTCCGACTGTTTTATTGGTGAATTACAGAAACACGTTCAAGATAATTTCGCTTATCCAATAGACGCAATTAATGCAGATATAGAAGGAATCGTAAATATTAGCTTTATCATAAGTAACAAAGGAAGGATTGTAAACATCAGAACTAAAGGTCCAGACAATGCTAGAATTTTAGAAGTTGCTGCAGAGCAATTAATTAAAAAGCTTCCGAAATTCAAACCTGCGACGAAAGATGACATTCCTGTTCATACAAAATATCAATTCCCAATTAGTTTCAAGTTAAACTAGATACTTTGATGACCCTTACAAGTGTAAATTAAAAGAAGAACTATTGATTTCTCAATACGTTCTTCTTTTTATTTACAAAAATATTAATGGAATACTTTTAATTCTTTAATCCCAACTAAACCAAAATCATTTGATCCAGTTGCTTTCTTCCCTTTTACAGATTGCAGATAACATCCTGCTTTAAAATAATTTTCTTTTGCTGGTGCAGCCTTAGAAGTATAAATTGTTTTCACTCTATTTCCACTAGCGTTCAATTCATATAATTTTACAATGCTATTTTGGTATGTAAGTTCATAATACAACTCTTCTCCTAAAGTTATGGTTCCAACTGTTTTTCCTCCACCTTCTAACACTTCAGTTACATAACCATTAATTCTCAATTTAATATCTCCTGAGCTTTGATAAGGATCTCCTTGACATTGTACTCTAATAACATCATCAAACGTATCTGTTTTATCATGAATTTGTCCGAAACATACTTTACCTGATTGTGGTAAATGATCGACTCTCACTTTCCAAATCATTCGATGTTCTTTACTTGTGGTTCCATCCCAATAGATATTATCGTTTCCATTAGCAGTTAACTCTCTTAATTCTGAGCGTGGATTTCCTGAACCACTGGAAGTTGGATTACCTGTATATGCCTTAAAGAAAGTCCAAGTTCCATCCGTATAAAACCAATTAGGATTACTGAAAGATTGGAGATTAGGGGTTTTATCTACATAAGTTAATCCATTATTACTTGCTCCTAGATTGAAGTTTCCTGAATATCCATTTAATTTCCAATTTACTAATCCTCCCAAAACTCCTGCAGGTGTTCCACTATTTCCTGGATTTGGATTTGAAATTGCTTCTTTAACTTCTAACCAATTGATATTCCAACCTCCGTCAGTTGCTAATAATTTTAAGGTTTGTCTTCCTTGATTTAATCGAATTGTTTTTTTTGTAGTAATCCAATTTTGCCATCCAAAAGTAGGTTCTTTACTAATACTACTTAAAGTATTTCCGTTACTTAAAACATCAAAACGAATAGTTTTATTTAAAGAAGCTACTCTAAATTCGAAATTATAATCTTTAGTTTCTGGAACATCAATTTCGTATTCTAAATAATCACCAGCATCAATATATCCTACGTTAATTCCTCCTCCCGTATCTGAAGTATTCTCAGTTCTTGTTCCTTGTTGATTTGTATAATTTTCTGCTTCGATTTTTGCAGGTACAGCTACTACATTTCCTGAAGGTGGTGGTACTTGCTCAGTAGTTATGATTTGAACTTCAGTTATACTATTCCAATCATTAGAGCTATTTCCAAAACCTCTAATGCGTACATACCTTCCTTCCGTATCTGGAAGTTCATATTTCTCAAGATTTACAGTACTTCCTGATGAACCCGTAGTTTTTCGATTCAATACAGTTTGAAAAGATGAAGTTGAATTTCCAATTGCTACTTGAAAATAAGAAACACGTTCATTTCCTTTGAACCAAGCAATTTTAATTTCATCAACCTTTCTAGTTTCACCTAAGTCGTAAGTGATATACTTACCTGTTCTTCCTTTGGAAGACCATCTGGTGTTTAAATCTCCGTCTAAAGTATTTATGGGTTTATTCCCATCATCTCCGTTGGCCGTAACGCTAATTTCATTAGCATGTAACACTCTTTGTGATATCACAAAATTAATTTCTTGTTCAGGGGTAACATCCTCTAAATTTTCTAACTCTTTAGAGCATGACACATTTAAAATTAAGTTGATAACGACAAAGAAATGAAAAAATGAAATCGACTTAATACATCTGTTTTTCATGATTAGTTTTTGTTAAGTTAATATTAGGTTTATTTGGTAAACCAATTTGGTTATCCAAACTGGTTTACCAATTTACAAAATTTTAAGATAAAAATTACAAAAGCTTTAAAAAATTGCATCAAGAAATAAAAACATGACAATTCAGTAGTAGATTAAAGAAAGAAAACATCAATAAATAGTTAAGAACAACTACTTCTTTGCTACTTTATTTTACCTGGTAAAAGCTATGAAGGAATTAAGGTATTTACCCTTACATATTCTTGTATGTGTAATAATAGGGATTTTTGCACAGCATTATTTTATCATTTGGAAGTTTGGATTTTATAAACTTTACTCTTTATTATCCATACTACTTATTTGTCTATTTATTTTTCACAGATTAAAAAGAAAATGGATTTTCATTTTGATCTCCAGTTTTACCTATACACTGGTTGGTATATCATCATTATATATTTCAAACAAAAACAACTATACTACCTCTTTTACTAATTATATAGAACCCAATTCAAAACTAATTTTAGAACTAAAAGAGGAATTAAAAGCTAATTCCTATAACTACCGTTTCATAGGTTCTGTTATATCTATTGATAATCAAAAAACACTAGGAAAAGTCCTCATAAATATCTCTAAAGATTCATCTCATCAAAATTTAGGTGTTGGTAATAGACTTTATACAATAAGTGAGCTTATTGAAATACAACCTCCTAAAAATCCGTATGATTTTAATTATAAGAGATACATGAGCCTGAAGGGAATAGAATATCAATTATTTCTTAATACTAAAACATATAGAGTAATTAAAACCGAAACTCACTCTTTGCTCGCTACAATAGCAAAACTCAAAAAAGACATTCAGCTTTCACTGCAACCTTATTTTTCGCATAATGTATTCGGTATTATTAACTCTCTTCTTTTAGGTGAACGAAAAGTTGTTTCCAAAAAATTATTAACCGACTACTCGCATGCCGGAGCCATTCATATTTTAGCGATTTCTGGTTTGCACGTGGGTATTCTTGTTCTATTACTAAACTACTTATCTTATCCATTACTCTTTATAAAGCATGGAAAATCATTACGATTTATTCTTCTAATCCTAACGCTATGGTTATTTGCTATTCTTACAGGATTATCAGCTTCTGTTGTGCGAGCAACCACAATGTTTTCTTTTATAGTTTTAGGTAAATATCTAAACCAAAAACAACCCATAGAAAATGCATTAATTTCCTCAATGCTCTTACTTTTACTTTGTAAGCCTACCTTTTTATTTGATGTGGGATTTCAATTAAGTTATATTGCTGTTTTGAGTATTGTAAAACTTCAACCTCTACTTTATACTATTTATACTCCAAAATATAGCATTGTCGATAAAATCTGGCAACTCACTACAGTTTCCATAACAGCTCAAATTGGAGTTCTTCCTCTAAGCTTATATTATTTTCACCAATTCCCTAGCTTATTCCTACTTTCTAATTTAATCATAGTTCCATGCTTAGGAATGATATTACTCTTTGGAATTCTTATCGTTATTCTTGCCTTGCTAAAATCTTTACCTCAATTCTTAATTTATTTCTACGAGAATATAATTCACCTTATGAATTCAGTAGTTAGTTGGATATCATCTCAAGAAAACTTTATCCTAAAAGAAATCAGCATTTCTTTTCCTGAAGTTATTTTGTATTATCTCATTATAATATTCCTCTTTCAATTTATTCGAAATAAATCAGTTAAAACTTTACTCTTCCCACTCTCTTTCATTATTTGTATTCAAACATTATACATAGTTGATAAAAACAGATACAACTCCAAAAGAGAGTTTATTATATTTCATAAGAATAACGAATCCATTATTGGTAACAGAACAAGGAATACTTTAGAAGTGTATCATACAAAAACTCATAGTGAAATTATGAAGGTCACAAGTTTAGTTAACTACACTTTAAATGAAAACATTGATTCTTCAAATGTCAACTCTTCGAAAAATATAATTGAAATAAAAGATAAGTTAGTTCTAGTAATTGATAGTTTAGGAATACATCCAAAAGCATTTCCCAAAAACTCAATTATCCTTCTTCAGTACTCTCCTAAACTTAATTTAAATCGATTGATTCAGACCTTACAGCCTCAAAAGATCATAGCAGATGGCTCAAACTATAAAAGTTATATTGAACAATGGAAACATACCTGTAAAAAACGAAAAACGCCATTTCACTCAACTAAGCAAAATGGCGCGTATATTATAAGGTATTAAAAATACTACAGAGCACTTTTAAAATTCTTCTCAAAATCTTTCCAAGGTGTATTCTTATAAGCTTCTCCGCTAAAATAAGCTAAGATCTTCTCGAATTTCTCCTTTGCTTGATACCCAGGAACAGATTGAATTAATTGCTCCTCTTGATTAAAGAAAGCAGTAGACGGATAACTCA
This genomic window from Tenacibaculum sp. 190524A05c contains:
- the lysS gene encoding lysine--tRNA ligase; translation: MQLSEQEIVRREKLAKLRELGINPYPANLYPLDSNSKQIKEKFEEGKKVIIAGRLMSRRIQGKASFAELQDSEGRIQVYFNRDEICTGEDKTLYNEVYKKLLDIGDFVGIEGELFKTQVGESTVMVKNFTLLSKSLKPLPLPKVDAEGNTYDGFTDPEMRYRQRYADLAVNPHVKEVFVKRTKLFNAMRQFFNDAGYFEVETPILQPIPGGAAARPFITHHNSLDIPLYMRIANELYLKRLIVGGFDGVYEFSKNFRNEGMDRTHNPEFTAMEIYVAYKDYNWMMEFTEKLLEHCAIAVNGTTKATFGEHEVDFKAPYARVTMADSIKHFTGFDINGKSEEELFEAAKGMGIEVDKTMGKGKLIDEIFGEKCEGNYIQPTFITDYPKEMSPLCKEHRDNPELTERFELMVCGKEIANAYSELNDPIDQRERFEAQLKLADRGDDEAMFIDQDFLRALEYGMPPTSGLGIGMDRLIMYLTNNPSIQEVLFFPQMKPERKAPSVELNDDEKAVLALLEKAEKLELSELKSQSGLSNKKWDKTIKGLTKNNLAKVSKTDDGLFVEIV
- a CDS encoding energy transducer TonB, with protein sequence MKTKFIIPIALIALSFGAHAQQAETCETPTNEPVLDLNSITKCTVEKDDKKNTKKVSFEVSTRKRVKRKRNMATNAVSSGYQQTVSEVKKKTNFITDLSLKEDSKNGIISFHEVDQIPLFDKCEDTPFLNQEQCFRKQMSHHIQVHFNYPKKAYKKGVQGRVMVNFVINKEGNAVINNILYPYQGELLKAEVERIIRKLPKFIPGKHLGKPMNVQYTQQIKFKIPGVKRTNIRPKKVNEIDKDKYYTFEELKNVPQFEECAKNGDSSSDCFIGELQKHVQDNFAYPIDAINADIEGIVNISFIISNKGRIVNIRTKGPDNARILEVAAEQLIKKLPKFKPATKDDIPVHTKYQFPISFKLN
- a CDS encoding polysaccharide lyase family 7 protein, which translates into the protein MKNRCIKSISFFHFFVVINLILNVSCSKELENLEDVTPEQEINFVISQRVLHANEISVTANGDDGNKPINTLDGDLNTRWSSKGRTGKYITYDLGETRKVDEIKIAWFKGNERVSYFQVAIGNSTSSFQTVLNRKTTGSSGSTVNLEKYELPDTEGRYVRIRGFGNSSNDWNSITEVQIITTEQVPPPSGNVVAVPAKIEAENYTNQQGTRTENTSDTGGGINVGYIDAGDYLEYEIDVPETKDYNFEFRVASLNKTIRFDVLSNGNTLSSISKEPTFGWQNWITTKKTIRLNQGRQTLKLLATDGGWNINWLEVKEAISNPNPGNSGTPAGVLGGLVNWKLNGYSGNFNLGASNNGLTYVDKTPNLQSFSNPNWFYTDGTWTFFKAYTGNPTSSGSGNPRSELRELTANGNDNIYWDGTTSKEHRMIWKVRVDHLPQSGKVCFGQIHDKTDTFDDVIRVQCQGDPYQSSGDIKLRINGYVTEVLEGGGKTVGTITLGEELYYELTYQNSIVKLYELNASGNRVKTIYTSKAAPAKENYFKAGCYLQSVKGKKATGSNDFGLVGIKELKVFH
- a CDS encoding ComEC/Rec2 family competence protein; its protein translation is MKELRYLPLHILVCVIIGIFAQHYFIIWKFGFYKLYSLLSILLICLFIFHRLKRKWIFILISSFTYTLVGISSLYISNKNNYTTSFTNYIEPNSKLILELKEELKANSYNYRFIGSVISIDNQKTLGKVLINISKDSSHQNLGVGNRLYTISELIEIQPPKNPYDFNYKRYMSLKGIEYQLFLNTKTYRVIKTETHSLLATIAKLKKDIQLSLQPYFSHNVFGIINSLLLGERKVVSKKLLTDYSHAGAIHILAISGLHVGILVLLLNYLSYPLLFIKHGKSLRFILLILTLWLFAILTGLSASVVRATTMFSFIVLGKYLNQKQPIENALISSMLLLLLCKPTFLFDVGFQLSYIAVLSIVKLQPLLYTIYTPKYSIVDKIWQLTTVSITAQIGVLPLSLYYFHQFPSLFLLSNLIIVPCLGMILLFGILIVILALLKSLPQFLIYFYENIIHLMNSVVSWISSQENFILKEISISFPEVILYYLIIIFLFQFIRNKSVKTLLFPLSFIICIQTLYIVDKNRYNSKREFIIFHKNNESIIGNRTRNTLEVYHTKTHSEIMKVTSLVNYTLNENIDSSNVNSSKNIIEIKDKLVLVIDSLGIHPKAFPKNSIILLQYSPKLNLNRLIQTLQPQKIIADGSNYKSYIEQWKHTCKKRKTPFHSTKQNGAYIIRY